In the Victivallis sp. Marseille-Q1083 genome, one interval contains:
- a CDS encoding EcsC family protein has translation MSEAEESKALQVANWLTEKAVGGVGPLSSAEDLALEYLNDSNYEDNDKRVDSLINWETSKNFSTGFITGLGGFATLPVAIPASLGASWVLQARMAAAIARIYGHDLNEERVKTLILCVIIGQDIKEVCKQAGIKIGTKLTYVAIRKLPSEVLKRINQAVGFRLITKAGEKGIINLTKLVPVVGGVVGGTFDAVTCRITAKAAREAFRQK, from the coding sequence ATGAGTGAAGCTGAAGAATCAAAAGCATTGCAAGTAGCAAACTGGTTGACGGAGAAAGCTGTCGGTGGGGTCGGTCCCCTTTCCAGTGCAGAAGATCTTGCATTGGAATACTTGAACGATTCAAATTATGAAGATAACGACAAACGTGTGGATAGTTTGATCAACTGGGAAACTTCCAAAAACTTCTCTACCGGGTTTATTACAGGACTTGGAGGCTTTGCTACATTGCCTGTTGCGATCCCGGCGTCCTTGGGAGCATCTTGGGTGTTACAAGCTCGAATGGCTGCTGCCATCGCTAGAATTTACGGGCATGACCTCAATGAAGAACGAGTTAAAACCTTGATCCTTTGCGTTATCATCGGACAGGATATTAAAGAAGTCTGCAAACAGGCTGGCATAAAAATTGGTACCAAACTGACTTATGTTGCCATCAGGAAACTTCCCAGTGAAGTGTTGAAACGAATTAATCAAGCTGTCGGTTTTCGATTGATAACTAAAGCTGGTGAAAAAGGGATTATCAATCTGACCAAACTTGTTCCTGTCGTTGGCGGTGTTGTGGGTGGAACGTTCGACGCGGTTACCTGTAGAATCACAGCGAAAGCCGCGCGGGAGGCCTTTCGTCAGAAATGA
- a CDS encoding Fic family protein — MNQLQQCDELKKKLDALRPFPAETLRSLREYYRVGLTYSSNALEGNSLTESETKVVIEDGLTVQGKPLHDVYEALGHADAYDHLQLMATDKQLKVADILKLHELFYKRIDPSQAGKFRTVPVFISGSHYPLPSAEEIPKLMDEFLAWYRQHELLLHPLELAALVHQKFVFIHPFVDGNGRVARLLMNLVLLRFGYPITIIPPILRLEYIATLEKAHRSTNEFIQFVIAREIETLRELLRLLGCILEKTEASTLSHGAAQILQLLQTHPGWRVPNFAEALQKSRPTIERHLRELRNAGRIEFRGAPKNGGYFTK; from the coding sequence ATGAATCAGTTGCAACAGTGTGATGAACTCAAGAAGAAGCTGGATGCGCTCCGACCATTCCCAGCAGAAACGCTGAGATCGCTCCGTGAATATTACCGGGTCGGCTTGACCTATTCCAGTAACGCACTGGAAGGCAACTCACTGACGGAATCCGAAACGAAAGTTGTGATTGAAGACGGCCTGACCGTGCAAGGGAAACCGCTTCACGATGTCTATGAAGCGCTTGGTCACGCGGATGCCTACGATCATCTACAACTGATGGCAACAGACAAGCAGTTGAAGGTTGCCGATATTCTGAAACTTCATGAACTTTTCTATAAGCGCATTGATCCATCGCAGGCAGGTAAGTTCCGAACCGTCCCGGTATTCATCAGTGGAAGTCACTATCCGCTACCATCTGCGGAAGAGATTCCTAAGTTGATGGACGAGTTCCTTGCATGGTATCGACAGCATGAGCTCCTGCTGCATCCTCTCGAACTGGCAGCACTGGTACATCAGAAATTTGTCTTTATCCATCCGTTCGTAGACGGGAATGGACGGGTCGCGCGTCTGCTGATGAATCTGGTTCTCCTTCGCTTCGGATATCCCATTACAATCATTCCTCCCATCCTGCGATTGGAATACATTGCGACTCTTGAAAAGGCCCATCGCAGTACGAATGAGTTCATCCAGTTTGTTATCGCCCGTGAGATAGAAACACTCCGGGAACTACTGCGACTTCTCGGCTGTATCCTTGAGAAAACTGAAGCCTCCACTTTGAGTCACGGAGCTGCTCAGATACTACAACTTTTACAAACTCATCCCGGCTGGCGCGTACCAAATTTTGCAGAAGCGTTGCAGAAGAGTCGTCCTACGATAGAACGTCATCTGCGGGAACTTCGCAATGCTGGTCGAATCGAGTTTCGAGGTGCCCCAAAGAACGGCGGTTATTTTACCAAGTAA
- a CDS encoding recombinase family protein: MLNHYLEQYNIGFVSVTQDINTNTSAGRMLWNILMTFAQFERETISERVRDKIAESKRMGKFCGGMTPMGYRRNNETRRIDIDSKEAIIVRWIFKKYLKWKSCGLVAKALNLRGLKTRKWTSSHEINHGGKSWCTARIHSILTNPLYAGLIRHQKQMYPGEHIPIITQEMWEQTQELLSHNNQGRHKCFGQREATLLMTLLHCEECNCALTPTYTDKNRKRYFYYVCQKSRKYPDHICQLPQLPSKEIENVVFMQLEMLIQCYSFRENIIEAIRQTQVEYCRIIKKECSGLQTLIAIGKDHDTNMEMKDRLEMLDRKYGAFQQEIKVKAIDRYLDQFSVLWNEMGSQTKIELLDLIVERIEVYPTKISIFLVEDFICLKEEIASRFRSEQSLFSVHQEDGCLILESPIVLKRVNGQNKIEATGVNYDNNRRCLLHAIALAWRWNEELCAGKFKNVSELARTLKQSAAYTGRILALSNLAPSIVEAIVYGDIPNGLSLPSFMKTIGKSNIRN, translated from the coding sequence ATTCTTAATCATTATCTTGAACAATACAATATTGGTTTTGTCTCTGTAACTCAAGATATAAATACCAATACATCGGCTGGTCGAATGTTGTGGAATATTCTGATGACTTTCGCTCAATTCGAGCGAGAGACAATTTCAGAACGAGTTCGCGATAAAATTGCTGAAAGTAAACGCATGGGAAAATTCTGTGGCGGTATGACTCCTATGGGTTATAGACGCAATAACGAAACTCGTCGAATTGACATTGACTCCAAAGAAGCCATTATTGTTCGTTGGATTTTTAAAAAATACTTGAAATGGAAATCTTGCGGTCTCGTGGCAAAAGCATTGAATCTCCGTGGCCTCAAGACACGAAAATGGACTTCAAGTCATGAAATCAATCATGGAGGTAAAAGTTGGTGTACTGCACGTATTCATTCTATTCTCACTAATCCGTTGTATGCCGGCTTGATTCGTCATCAGAAACAAATGTATCCGGGAGAACACATTCCTATCATAACTCAAGAAATGTGGGAACAGACTCAAGAATTGTTGAGTCATAACAACCAAGGCAGACACAAATGTTTCGGTCAACGAGAAGCTACGCTGCTGATGACTCTTTTGCATTGTGAAGAATGCAACTGTGCTTTAACTCCTACTTATACCGATAAAAATCGCAAACGGTATTTTTATTATGTTTGTCAGAAATCACGAAAATATCCGGATCATATCTGCCAATTGCCCCAATTGCCATCTAAAGAAATTGAAAATGTTGTTTTCATGCAATTGGAAATGCTCATTCAATGTTATTCGTTTCGAGAAAACATTATCGAGGCAATCAGACAGACACAAGTCGAATATTGCCGTATAATAAAAAAAGAATGTTCTGGTTTACAAACCTTGATCGCGATAGGAAAAGACCACGATACGAACATGGAGATGAAAGATAGGCTTGAGATGCTTGATCGTAAGTACGGAGCCTTTCAACAGGAGATAAAAGTCAAAGCGATAGATCGTTATCTAGATCAATTTTCTGTCCTATGGAACGAAATGGGGTCTCAGACAAAAATCGAACTGTTAGACTTAATCGTGGAAAGAATAGAGGTTTACCCCACCAAGATCAGTATATTCTTGGTGGAAGATTTTATCTGCCTGAAAGAAGAAATTGCCAGCCGCTTTCGGTCAGAACAAAGTTTATTCTCCGTTCATCAAGAAGATGGATGTTTAATTTTGGAATCTCCAATTGTGTTGAAGAGAGTAAATGGACAAAATAAAATAGAAGCGACGGGAGTCAACTATGACAATAATCGTCGTTGTCTGCTTCATGCAATAGCTCTTGCGTGGCGTTGGAATGAAGAGTTATGTGCCGGAAAATTCAAAAATGTTTCTGAATTGGCAAGAACACTCAAACAAAGTGCTGCATATACTGGACGCATTTTGGCTTTGAGCAATTTAGCGCCGAGCATCGTAGAAGCTATTGTATATGGCGATATCCCAAATGGTTTAAGCTTGCCAAGCTTCATGAAGACGATTGGGAAGAGCAATATAAGGAATTAG
- a CDS encoding ATP-binding protein: MKELTDSVYAFADLRQGKYLYVDKTEYVWKLVRSYKGIYFLSRPRRFGKSLMVSTLKAIFEGRKELFDGLAISKKEYDWKSYPVIHFDMGNCSAKTPQALESFIEDRLCDVAAEHNVTLRGQSYATRFESLISALSKRGKVVILIDEYDKPILNNVTNPEADAILGVLKGFYSTIKTCEDLERFVFITGVTKFCHVSLFSDLNNLTDITMRSDYATMFGYTQSELEHYFSDRIEATAQDQKVSVEELKRKLKVWYDGYCFEETSETVYNPVSIAKFFENDGKFDNYWFATGTPSFLMELAKKTDFNFEDAVSKAVPGVTFDAFEIPNIDPVTLLLQTGYLTIKSSEIRFNKRWFWLDFPNEEVAESFSTYLLNSYVGRTQREVSSFSADLATAFLEGNLNQARKVLESFFAGVPYTIHKKSEATFQSVFYAIFRLLGFNVEAESCTNDGRIDAVVQTDDHIYLFEFKLDDDDTALSQIKEKAYFKKYLQSSKKITMIGVNFDSEKGQLIDWQTEDVVE, translated from the coding sequence ATGAAGGAACTCACAGACAGTGTTTACGCATTTGCCGATCTCCGGCAGGGGAAATACCTGTATGTTGATAAGACTGAATATGTCTGGAAGCTCGTTCGTTCCTATAAGGGCATCTACTTCCTGTCGCGTCCCCGTCGGTTCGGCAAGTCCTTGATGGTTTCCACTCTCAAAGCGATCTTTGAGGGACGCAAGGAGCTGTTCGACGGCTTGGCGATCTCAAAGAAAGAGTATGACTGGAAATCATATCCGGTCATTCATTTTGATATGGGCAACTGTTCTGCCAAAACACCCCAGGCTTTGGAAAGCTTCATTGAGGACAGACTGTGCGATGTCGCGGCAGAGCATAATGTAACGCTGCGCGGTCAGTCCTATGCTACACGCTTTGAATCCCTGATTTCAGCATTGAGCAAGCGTGGAAAGGTGGTCATTCTTATTGATGAATATGACAAACCGATCTTGAACAATGTGACGAATCCGGAAGCCGATGCGATTCTCGGTGTTTTGAAAGGGTTCTATTCAACGATCAAGACCTGCGAGGATTTGGAACGTTTCGTATTCATCACGGGAGTGACGAAGTTCTGCCATGTATCGCTGTTCTCCGATCTGAATAATCTTACGGACATCACCATGCGTTCCGACTATGCGACGATGTTCGGTTATACGCAATCGGAACTGGAACATTATTTCAGCGACCGGATCGAAGCGACCGCACAGGATCAGAAAGTTTCGGTGGAGGAGCTGAAACGGAAACTCAAGGTGTGGTATGACGGCTACTGTTTCGAGGAGACTTCGGAAACGGTCTACAACCCGGTGTCCATTGCGAAGTTCTTTGAGAATGACGGCAAGTTTGACAATTACTGGTTCGCCACCGGAACGCCTTCGTTCCTGATGGAGCTTGCCAAGAAGACCGACTTCAACTTTGAGGATGCGGTATCGAAAGCGGTTCCCGGTGTGACGTTCGATGCGTTCGAGATACCCAATATCGATCCTGTAACGCTGCTGTTGCAGACGGGGTATCTGACGATCAAATCCAGTGAGATTCGTTTCAACAAACGCTGGTTCTGGCTCGACTTCCCGAATGAGGAAGTGGCAGAATCTTTCAGCACCTATCTGCTGAACAGTTATGTAGGCAGAACACAGCGAGAGGTCAGCAGCTTCTCCGCTGATCTTGCAACCGCGTTCCTGGAGGGCAATCTGAATCAGGCAAGGAAGGTTCTCGAATCGTTCTTCGCCGGGGTGCCTTACACGATCCACAAGAAGAGTGAAGCGACGTTCCAGTCCGTCTTCTACGCGATCTTCCGGCTGCTCGGATTCAACGTCGAAGCCGAGTCCTGCACGAACGACGGTCGGATCGATGCGGTTGTCCAGACGGACGATCATATCTATCTGTTTGAGTTCAAGCTGGACGATGACGATACTGCGTTGTCGCAGATCAAGGAAAAAGCCTACTTCAAGAAGTATCTTCAGTCCTCGAAGAAGATCACGATGATCGGAGTCAACTTCGATTCGGAGAAAGGCCAGCTCATCGACTGGCAGACCGAGGATGTCGTAGAGTAG
- a CDS encoding ATP-dependent RecD-like DNA helicase: MQLDHEQQVALDAMLAGQNVFLTGRAGTGKSAVINAFIRHHPANLVCVAPTGLAARNLTEAGTIHRTFGLPSGVLQPGNLAYILLEKRPFLSTVKTLLIDEISMVRSDTFNVIDCLLRESASSGCSGLPFGGKQIIVVGDFYQLPPVVREQAVEEYLEEHLNGIYAFNTLAWQSARFQNIELTQIHRQTEPEFIAFLNSVREMDTDLQERLHDANGRIAANRSTDGLNGPICLCCSRDTANKINAQALAQLPDSGVEIMGEKWGEFPDDELPVSQVLLLKRGMRIMLLGNRSHGTDIQQYEYVNGDQGEVLCYDPIARVILVKLDRGPIVKVTQTCWTHYEYTTWRNEEGKLQIVQDETGKFWQYPVMPAYATTIHKTQGQTLEKAHVILGDGCFAPGQLYTALSRVRSFDSLTLDRPIRFADALGDAMVQAFMKNLNQSK, encoded by the coding sequence ATGCAACTGGATCACGAACAACAAGTTGCACTTGATGCGATGCTGGCTGGACAAAATGTGTTTCTGACCGGTCGTGCAGGAACTGGCAAATCCGCAGTCATCAATGCGTTCATCCGTCACCATCCAGCCAATCTCGTTTGTGTTGCACCTACCGGACTTGCAGCCCGAAATCTGACAGAAGCTGGAACAATCCATCGAACTTTTGGTTTACCATCCGGTGTGTTACAGCCAGGTAATCTGGCTTACATCCTACTGGAAAAAAGGCCATTTCTAAGCACAGTAAAAACTCTTTTGATTGATGAAATCTCAATGGTTCGAAGTGATACATTCAACGTTATTGACTGCCTACTCCGTGAAAGCGCTTCTTCCGGGTGCTCAGGGTTACCGTTTGGAGGGAAACAAATCATTGTTGTGGGAGATTTCTATCAGCTTCCTCCGGTCGTTCGTGAACAGGCCGTTGAGGAATATCTTGAGGAGCACTTGAATGGTATTTACGCTTTCAATACGCTCGCATGGCAGAGCGCACGGTTTCAAAACATTGAACTGACTCAGATACATCGGCAGACAGAACCAGAATTTATTGCCTTTCTGAACTCTGTCAGAGAGATGGACACCGATCTTCAGGAACGCTTGCATGATGCCAATGGACGGATCGCAGCCAACCGCTCCACGGACGGTTTAAACGGTCCGATCTGTCTTTGCTGTTCCAGAGACACGGCGAATAAGATCAATGCTCAGGCATTGGCTCAACTGCCCGACAGCGGCGTGGAGATCATGGGAGAGAAGTGGGGTGAGTTTCCTGATGACGAACTTCCGGTCAGTCAGGTACTCCTGCTCAAACGCGGAATGCGGATAATGTTGCTTGGCAACCGCAGTCACGGCACTGATATTCAGCAATATGAATATGTAAATGGTGATCAGGGTGAAGTCCTTTGCTACGATCCGATTGCACGAGTTATTCTTGTCAAACTTGATCGCGGTCCCATCGTAAAAGTTACACAAACCTGCTGGACGCATTATGAATATACAACTTGGCGGAACGAAGAGGGAAAGCTTCAGATCGTTCAAGATGAAACAGGAAAGTTTTGGCAATACCCCGTCATGCCCGCTTACGCCACTACGATCCACAAAACGCAGGGGCAGACGCTGGAGAAGGCTCATGTCATCCTTGGTGATGGCTGTTTCGCACCGGGGCAATTATACACTGCGCTCTCAAGAGTGCGCTCTTTCGATAGTTTGACTTTGGATCGGCCGATTCGGTTTGCTGATGCGCTTGGGGATGCGATGGTACAGGCGTTTATGAAAAACTTAAATCAGTCTAAGTGA
- a CDS encoding DNA translocase FtsK: MNKSIENSSSCKIDQIARKYLKDSDNDTIRQALEVVMTDRNVSVSHLQRQLRVGYNRAVEVIEVLEERGIIGPGDDANQRKILILDELNTKASSETNMN, encoded by the coding sequence ATGAACAAATCCATTGAAAACAGTTCTTCATGTAAAATAGATCAAATTGCCCGTAAGTATCTTAAAGATAGCGACAATGATACTATCCGACAGGCATTGGAAGTCGTGATGACAGATCGCAATGTCAGTGTCAGCCACTTGCAGAGACAACTGAGAGTCGGCTACAACCGTGCGGTAGAAGTTATTGAGGTTCTGGAGGAGCGGGGGATCATCGGACCGGGTGACGACGCAAACCAACGGAAAATTTTGATTCTGGATGAGCTCAATACCAAAGCATCCAGTGAAACAAATATGAATTGA
- a CDS encoding inovirus-type Gp2 protein codes for MSKLAITRDSNYRDYPLLDYNGPGKGFYTAILDRLIDRLEYQLSVHGKVLMIRLVAKYPDEVDAEKSNQCFQYFMEEYRRKLMMHGFSPQYVWVREQHTSKNPHYHFVLFLDANRIQYFNRMKEAKWLWVKAICKFNPGAQATISPYLIHKDQSVYHSQQINHGLIVTRNNRALQEEAIRFGSYIAKINTKEATPFNCNCFHASQLPETERG; via the coding sequence ATGAGCAAACTAGCAATTACACGTGATTCAAACTACCGAGATTATCCACTGCTTGATTACAACGGACCCGGCAAAGGATTTTATACCGCCATCCTTGATCGGTTGATTGATCGGCTGGAGTATCAACTTTCAGTCCACGGCAAGGTGCTGATGATAAGGCTGGTTGCCAAATATCCGGACGAAGTGGATGCGGAAAAGAGCAACCAGTGCTTCCAATACTTTATGGAAGAATACCGACGCAAGCTGATGATGCACGGTTTTTCGCCTCAGTATGTTTGGGTTCGGGAACAGCACACATCCAAGAATCCACATTACCATTTTGTACTGTTTCTGGATGCCAACCGTATTCAGTATTTTAACCGGATGAAGGAAGCCAAATGGCTATGGGTCAAGGCAATTTGTAAATTCAATCCGGGAGCTCAAGCAACGATTTCACCGTATCTGATCCACAAAGATCAAAGCGTTTATCACAGCCAGCAGATCAATCATGGTTTGATCGTCACGCGAAACAATCGGGCGCTTCAGGAGGAAGCGATCCGCTTCGGCTCCTACATTGCCAAGATCAATACCAAGGAAGCTACACCATTTAATTGTAACTGCTTTCACGCATCGCAGTTACCTGAAACCGAAAGGGGTTGA
- a CDS encoding DnaJ C-terminal domain-containing protein, whose amino-acid sequence MVRLPLLINKQRIKTLEELRENFNLTELIERYKGGQLRAWLNCWDFSSELEQLEAISPDLPELKLLEALCRIFGVEGEAKEQALTAFKEEQEKRDEEAKRRKEQLEAEERARTSIAKPLTLDEIEFDWQEGITLNKESLYDINVGEDRFFALSDYNYERISIYSYDGIHWEPSSSCINSTMRTTMFSNGFFIITGDTSYQYSRDAINWSKEIIIDDELVHIRKILWTGSQYVALGEIVQNYHYTESGTFLSRTKSAYYNKPVIYVSDSITGPWHKESIGNYCQGDLIYDIIILNGTFCLGGEVDTHYAINTEQQSDEDSIILYTGHSFMELKRSVITGLFGMVSFYRHKNKCFFNTDEGEWGYLDDVRYDLISRDVWCRTVTDCFIISSNQKHIHISVDGVNWRKLNAPLQNGKMAYLAGKLLITDGNKIAVGTLKIAHKDNTSSRSTHSSNTSIEDRDLHYNVELNAEEAKTGTIKEVIVTRSETCSLCSGSGRESGAGERSCSNCNGYGLVQGSKSIKVRIPADVKSGAKLRIQGQGNAGCGEAQPGNLYVHITVVEQTRVYQSRYQQPVEDSDHTKPLDRIIDSINPLKNPTVLISPTAGVVKAVTNILKNK is encoded by the coding sequence ATGGTACGTTTACCATTGCTGATTAACAAACAGAGGATCAAGACTCTCGAAGAACTGCGGGAGAACTTCAATCTTACAGAGCTGATCGAACGCTATAAAGGAGGTCAGCTACGTGCATGGCTGAACTGCTGGGACTTCAGTTCTGAACTGGAACAACTGGAAGCCATCTCTCCTGATTTACCGGAATTAAAACTGCTGGAAGCCCTGTGTCGTATCTTCGGAGTCGAAGGGGAGGCAAAAGAGCAAGCGCTGACCGCCTTCAAAGAAGAACAGGAGAAGCGGGATGAGGAAGCGAAGCGTCGCAAGGAACAGCTGGAAGCGGAAGAACGAGCCAGGACAAGCATCGCAAAACCTTTAACATTGGACGAAATTGAATTCGACTGGCAGGAAGGTATAACGCTGAATAAAGAAAGCCTGTATGACATAAACGTTGGAGAAGATCGCTTTTTTGCTCTTTCAGATTATAATTACGAACGTATATCAATTTATAGCTATGATGGAATTCATTGGGAGCCCTCCTCAAGTTGTATCAATAGTACCATGAGAACTACCATGTTCTCCAATGGTTTTTTCATTATTACAGGGGATACAAGTTATCAATATAGCAGAGACGCTATCAACTGGAGTAAGGAGATCATTATTGATGATGAACTTGTACATATCCGAAAAATTCTTTGGACAGGCAGTCAATATGTTGCGTTAGGGGAAATAGTCCAGAATTACCATTATACCGAAAGTGGTACTTTCTTATCAAGAACAAAGTCAGCTTATTATAACAAACCCGTTATCTATGTTTCTGATTCAATTACCGGTCCATGGCACAAAGAGTCAATCGGGAATTACTGTCAAGGCGATTTGATTTATGACATTATTATTTTAAATGGAACGTTCTGTTTGGGAGGAGAAGTAGACACACACTATGCAATAAACACAGAGCAACAATCTGATGAAGACAGCATTATTCTTTACACGGGACATTCTTTTATGGAGTTAAAACGCAGTGTAATCACTGGGTTGTTTGGGATGGTGAGTTTCTACCGCCACAAGAATAAGTGCTTCTTTAATACTGACGAAGGGGAATGGGGATATCTTGATGACGTGCGTTATGATTTGATTTCTCGTGATGTATGGTGTAGAACTGTTACAGACTGCTTCATAATTTCATCAAACCAGAAACACATTCATATTTCTGTTGACGGGGTCAACTGGCGAAAGCTGAACGCTCCCTTGCAGAATGGCAAGATGGCTTATCTGGCTGGCAAGTTGCTTATTACGGATGGGAACAAGATCGCTGTCGGAACCTTGAAGATTGCTCATAAGGACAATACGTCAAGCCGTTCGACTCATTCCTCCAATACTTCAATAGAAGATCGTGATTTGCATTACAACGTGGAACTCAATGCCGAAGAGGCGAAAACCGGAACGATCAAGGAAGTTATTGTTACACGCTCAGAGACCTGCTCTTTATGCTCCGGTTCCGGGCGTGAGTCCGGTGCCGGAGAAAGGAGCTGCTCCAACTGCAATGGATACGGCTTGGTGCAAGGAAGCAAATCCATCAAGGTTCGGATTCCGGCTGATGTCAAATCCGGTGCCAAGCTTCGGATTCAGGGACAAGGTAATGCCGGATGTGGAGAAGCGCAACCCGGAAACTTGTATGTGCATATCACCGTTGTAGAGCAAACGAGAGTTTATCAATCCCGATACCAACAACCAGTTGAAGACTCCGATCATACCAAACCGTTGGATAGGATCATTGATTCAATAAATCCGCTTAAGAATCCAACGGTATTGATTTCTCCAACAGCCGGTGTCGTCAAAGCCGTTACTAATATACTCAAGAACAAATGA
- a CDS encoding AAA family ATPase, with translation MKEKMSDSLLRYIDAGRPLIYINHFDFETVDRMLAEAFPKATIAEYCDADGWVDFKTKQPHGSTPYTLPEFLMLFNNDQLYQDRKEYLVVLKEIHDSIGDKQVYSLLQSIARRKFMRGDSKGYNVTVLIVDSKLVIPPELEKLITMVELRPPQEEEIRELLNGIASENLLTIDDDSMTELVMAFSGLSVFEIKQIANLALATDGEISRHSKKLILSEKKQAIQKSGLLELIEPGDLEIGGLENLKEYLQNNKAVFNNPGIAASHGIDMPAGVMIVGMPGCGKSLTAKCISKEFGVPLLRLDIGRLMGKYVGESEENLRKAIRVAEATTPCILWIDEIEKAFAGLGSGGEVTTRLFGQFLTWMQEKKSAIYVVATANDISNLPPEFLRRGRFDEIFQVRFPNIKEREAIFKIQLEKRNGKRLPDGVDPHALAAMLKDQDNYSGADIESIVKEAMKRAFVDGQRKVTQQDLQEIIRNTKSSYQSQKEKLDKMLEKLNSLGVKPASR, from the coding sequence ATGAAAGAAAAGATGTCCGACAGTCTGCTCCGCTACATTGACGCGGGCAGACCGTTGATCTATATCAACCACTTCGACTTTGAAACCGTGGATCGGATGCTTGCGGAAGCCTTCCCGAAAGCCACGATTGCGGAATACTGCGATGCGGACGGCTGGGTTGATTTCAAGACCAAGCAGCCGCACGGCTCCACGCCTTACACCCTCCCGGAGTTCCTGATGCTGTTCAACAACGACCAGCTCTATCAGGATCGCAAGGAATATCTCGTGGTGCTCAAGGAGATTCACGACTCCATCGGAGACAAGCAGGTCTATTCGCTTCTGCAATCCATTGCCCGCAGGAAGTTCATGCGCGGAGACTCCAAAGGCTACAACGTCACGGTTCTGATCGTGGACAGCAAACTGGTGATCCCTCCGGAGCTGGAGAAGCTGATCACGATGGTGGAACTGCGTCCGCCGCAGGAAGAGGAGATACGGGAGCTTCTGAACGGTATCGCTTCGGAGAATCTGCTGACCATCGACGACGACTCCATGACCGAACTGGTGATGGCCTTCAGCGGCCTCTCCGTCTTTGAGATCAAACAGATCGCCAACCTTGCACTCGCCACGGATGGGGAGATCAGCAGACACAGCAAGAAGCTGATCCTGTCCGAGAAGAAACAGGCAATTCAGAAGTCGGGACTTCTGGAACTGATCGAACCCGGAGATCTGGAAATCGGCGGTTTGGAGAACCTGAAGGAGTATCTGCAAAACAACAAGGCAGTCTTCAACAATCCCGGCATCGCCGCTTCGCACGGGATCGACATGCCCGCCGGAGTCATGATCGTCGGTATGCCCGGATGCGGAAAGAGCCTGACCGCCAAGTGCATCTCCAAGGAGTTCGGAGTGCCTCTGCTGCGTCTGGACATCGGCCGATTGATGGGAAAGTATGTCGGCGAAAGTGAAGAGAACCTCCGCAAAGCCATCCGGGTTGCGGAAGCCACGACCCCCTGCATCCTCTGGATCGACGAGATTGAGAAGGCCTTTGCCGGACTCGGCTCCGGAGGAGAGGTAACGACCCGTCTGTTCGGTCAGTTCCTCACGTGGATGCAGGAGAAGAAGAGCGCGATCTATGTGGTTGCGACAGCGAATGACATCTCCAATCTTCCCCCGGAGTTCCTGCGTCGCGGACGGTTCGACGAAATCTTTCAGGTGCGTTTCCCCAACATCAAGGAACGGGAGGCGATCTTCAAAATCCAGTTGGAGAAACGGAACGGGAAACGGCTTCCGGATGGAGTCGATCCCCATGCTCTTGCCGCGATGCTGAAGGATCAGGACAACTATTCCGGAGCGGACATCGAGAGCATCGTCAAGGAGGCGATGAAACGGGCGTTCGTGGACGGACAGCGCAAGGTTACGCAGCAGGACTTGCAGGAGATCATCCGAAACACGAAATCAAGCTATCAGTCGCAGAAGGAGAAGCTGGACAAGATGCTTGAGAAGTTGAACAGCCTCGGAGTCAAACCGGCAAGCCGTTGA